A stretch of DNA from Acidobacteriota bacterium:
AACTAATGCAACACTGCGGTCGATCGTTCGCGGCCTGAGGTCGACATCGACCTGGGCCAACTTTCCCCCGTGTTTCGTTCAGCTTTCTGTAAGTTCGATCTGCGTTTTTTGATGGGTTGCGATCAGCTGCTCCGCGCGGACTAGCAATTCCATTCCAAGCACCAATTCGAGCTGCTTTTCCGTGAAGCTTAGCCCGCCAAGTTTTTCAAATTTATCGACAAAGTTTTGCAACCGTTCATTCAGCGTTTGAACCGACGTGGACATTCTTCGCAGATCAGTCGCGATGGATGCTATTGGATCGCCGATAGGAGCCGCGGGCTGACCTGAACCTGTAACTTGGCCAGAAACGGCGATCGAACTCGAAAACAGGAAAGCAAAAACGAATAAAGCCGACTTTCTCATTGAGATTCTCCTGGAATTTGGGGTTTTTGAGATAACTGAAGATAACACAACTTAGAGCCGTTTTTGTTGCACTATTTCGGGTGGTGTCGGGAGCTGTTGAGAGCGGATCAGATCGAGTACCTCAGCGAGTGCCGAAGCAGCGTTATTTCTTACGGCTTCGGGATAGGAATATTGAACGGCGTGCTGCTCATATTCGGCTTCGTCGAGAATTTGAAAACCGCCGTCCGGCCAGACGACAACGTCGATATCGAGATCGACATAATCGAGAACGGAGCCGGCAAAAGCGGGCGGCATGTTGATATTGCAGTAATAATTGCGAAACGAGCCGTCGGGTTCGTGGAAGCAAAAGATGTTATACCAGCGATCGAGCCAGTAATATTCGTAGGAAATAGTTCCGCGGCTGATCTCGCCAAGGTCGGGATGCGACACGTCAATATCGAATACCCCGACGAAAAC
This window harbors:
- a CDS encoding DUF402 domain-containing protein, with the protein product MSLKAAQQVTINSRKFDGTIRRSWNCELIEADADSLVFVGVFDIDVSHPDLGEISRGTISYEYYWLDRWYNIFCFHEPDGSFRNYYCNINMPPAFAGSVLDYVDLDIDVVVWPDGGFQILDEAEYEQHAVQYSYPEAVRNNAASALAEVLDLIRSQQLPTPPEIVQQKRL